From Flavobacterium arcticum, the proteins below share one genomic window:
- a CDS encoding zinc-dependent metalloprotease: MKRILLLVIISIVFGSANAQQLWNAVPSERLNHLEKTNRVSIPLKSQTFSLDLDAFKTILEAAPSRDNYTAPSTVIVPFPNGEGEIEHFRIYEASVLHPDLAAQHPNIKSYVGQGIEHPASSVRFSVTIFGLHSMMFSTAGTSYIDPYTRDLQNYLIYKKKDLQNPRQFFCGVTEDVHQNAERSQNQNAPLSVNASDGTLRTYRLAMACTTEYAQYQIGAYFLTAASLEEKKAGVLTAMNVTMTRVNGLYERDMAITMQIVPDNEDIIFVTSDNLANNNAGTLLGQIQSVINNAIGSSNYDIGHVVSTGDGGIASLGSVCSSVKAQGVTGSPVPAGDPFDIDYVAHEMGHQFNATHTFNNSFQRTAATAVEPGSGSTIMAYAGISAPNVQNNSDDHFHTVSIAQMSDFVNGSGGTCATETANGNSAPFVGFLSNYTIPKSTAFILKGSATDADGDALTYCWEQINANGSSSTINSEPSAFSTSGPNFRSLSPSDSPNRYMPQLNSVLAGNLTPTWEVVPAVGRTLNFALTVRDNQIPNGGQTGRDDISVVVVSAAGPFEVTSQNTGGITWAGNGSETITWDVAGTTGNGINTANVNILLSTDGGQNFDTILAENTPNDGSEAITVPNVNATTCRIMIEAAGNIYYAVNSNQFQISATNGTDDFGLQSFKLYPNPNNGSFSVAFNSDNTNDVSIAVHDIRGREIYSNDYENTGVFTANVNLQELQSGIYLVTVINGARKEMKKIIIE, translated from the coding sequence ATGAAAAGAATTTTACTGCTGGTTATTATTAGTATCGTGTTCGGGTCGGCTAATGCACAGCAATTATGGAATGCTGTGCCTTCAGAACGGTTAAATCATCTTGAAAAGACCAATAGAGTTTCGATACCTTTAAAAAGCCAGACTTTTAGTTTAGATCTTGATGCTTTCAAAACAATTTTAGAAGCAGCCCCATCAAGAGATAACTATACAGCCCCATCTACGGTTATTGTACCATTTCCTAATGGTGAAGGTGAAATAGAGCATTTTAGAATTTATGAAGCTTCTGTTTTACATCCAGATCTTGCTGCACAACACCCTAATATAAAAAGCTACGTAGGACAAGGTATAGAACACCCTGCATCTTCAGTTCGTTTTAGTGTTACTATTTTTGGGTTACACTCTATGATGTTCTCTACAGCAGGTACATCTTATATAGATCCTTATACAAGAGATTTACAAAATTATTTGATTTACAAAAAGAAGGATCTACAAAATCCTCGTCAATTTTTCTGTGGAGTAACAGAAGACGTTCATCAAAATGCGGAACGTTCTCAGAACCAAAATGCACCTCTTTCGGTAAATGCAAGTGATGGTACACTGCGTACTTATCGTCTTGCTATGGCATGTACAACAGAGTATGCACAATATCAAATAGGAGCATATTTTTTGACAGCAGCCTCTTTAGAAGAAAAAAAGGCAGGAGTACTTACTGCAATGAATGTTACTATGACCCGTGTAAATGGGCTTTATGAGAGAGATATGGCAATAACAATGCAAATAGTCCCTGATAATGAAGATATTATTTTTGTAACCTCAGATAATCTTGCCAATAACAATGCAGGAACACTATTAGGTCAAATACAATCAGTTATTAATAATGCTATTGGATCAAGTAATTATGATATAGGACACGTAGTGAGTACGGGCGACGGTGGTATTGCATCACTTGGTAGTGTGTGTAGCTCTGTTAAAGCACAAGGTGTTACAGGTTCTCCTGTTCCTGCTGGAGATCCTTTTGATATAGATTATGTAGCTCACGAAATGGGACATCAATTTAATGCAACTCATACTTTTAATAACTCATTTCAGCGTACTGCTGCTACAGCAGTAGAACCAGGTAGCGGTAGTACTATAATGGCTTATGCAGGTATAAGTGCGCCAAATGTTCAAAATAATTCTGATGATCACTTTCATACTGTTAGTATAGCACAAATGAGTGATTTTGTTAATGGTTCAGGAGGTACTTGTGCTACTGAAACTGCAAATGGTAATTCGGCGCCTTTTGTTGGTTTTCTTTCTAACTATACAATACCAAAAAGTACTGCTTTTATATTAAAAGGTAGTGCTACGGATGCCGATGGTGATGCGTTGACATACTGTTGGGAACAAATAAATGCTAACGGTAGTTCATCTACAATAAATAGTGAACCATCTGCTTTTAGTACAAGTGGTCCTAATTTTAGGTCGCTTTCTCCGTCAGATTCTCCAAATAGATATATGCCACAACTTAATAGTGTATTGGCAGGTAACCTTACCCCAACATGGGAGGTAGTACCTGCTGTAGGTCGTACTTTAAATTTTGCATTAACAGTACGTGATAATCAAATACCTAATGGTGGACAAACAGGAAGAGATGATATCTCTGTTGTAGTAGTAAGTGCTGCAGGACCATTTGAAGTAACTTCTCAAAATACAGGAGGAATTACTTGGGCAGGTAATGGAAGTGAGACTATAACTTGGGATGTTGCAGGAACAACAGGTAATGGTATTAATACTGCAAACGTAAACATCCTTTTATCTACAGATGGAGGACAAAATTTTGATACTATACTTGCCGAGAACACACCTAATGATGGATCGGAAGCTATAACAGTGCCGAATGTAAATGCAACAACATGTAGAATAATGATAGAGGCTGCGGGTAATATATATTATGCAGTAAATAGTAATCAATTCCAAATTAGTGCGACTAATGGTACTGATGATTTTGGGTTACAAAGTTTTAAGTTATATCCTAATCCAAATAATGGCTCGTTCTCTGTTGCTTTCAATTCAGATAATACTAACGATGTTTCGATAGCAGTTCATGATATAAGAGGTAGAGAAATATATAGTAATGATTATGAAAACACAGGAGTGTTTACAGCCAACGTTAATTTGCAAGAGTTGCAATCAGGTATATACTTGGTAACAGTAATTAATGGTGCTAGAAAAGAAATGAAAAAAATTATTATAGAATAG
- a CDS encoding bifunctional riboflavin kinase/FAD synthetase: protein MKIYNSIQEFGSTTKTIVTLGTFDGVHKGHKSILDKLIKSNQSSGCESVVLTFFPHPRMVLQQNTDIKLLNTMSEKAYLLEQHGIDHLIVHPFDHAFSRLTAEEFVKDILVDKLNISKIIIGHDHRFGRNRTATIDDLIHYGTVYDFEVEQISALEVNEVSVSSTKIRNALDKGDIAIANEFLGYNYFLSGIVIEGKKLGRTIGFPTANIHIKQDYKLIPAKGVYVVSSLIDGNTVHGMMNIGTNPTVGGTAGTIEVNFLDFNENLYGKELKINIHKRLRDEVKFASVDALKIQLEEDRTATLNYFKETRNEQSSL, encoded by the coding sequence TTGAAAATATATAATTCTATACAGGAATTTGGTAGCACAACCAAAACCATCGTTACCCTAGGTACTTTTGACGGAGTACATAAAGGACATAAAAGCATTCTCGATAAGCTTATAAAAAGCAACCAATCATCGGGATGTGAAAGTGTTGTGTTAACTTTCTTTCCGCACCCACGCATGGTACTACAGCAAAATACTGATATTAAATTGCTTAACACCATGAGCGAAAAAGCTTATTTATTAGAACAACATGGCATAGATCACCTTATAGTACATCCTTTTGATCATGCTTTCTCTAGGCTTACTGCCGAAGAGTTTGTAAAAGACATTTTAGTAGATAAACTAAATATTAGTAAAATAATTATAGGGCACGATCATCGCTTTGGGCGTAATCGTACCGCAACTATTGATGATCTTATACATTATGGTACAGTGTATGATTTTGAAGTAGAACAAATATCGGCGCTTGAAGTGAACGAGGTATCTGTTAGCTCTACAAAAATAAGAAACGCCCTAGATAAAGGAGATATTGCTATAGCAAATGAGTTTTTGGGTTACAATTATTTTTTATCGGGTATAGTGATTGAAGGCAAAAAACTAGGTAGAACTATTGGTTTTCCTACTGCTAACATCCATATTAAACAAGATTATAAACTGATACCAGCTAAGGGAGTGTATGTTGTTTCATCTCTTATAGATGGAAATACAGTGCATGGTATGATGAATATTGGCACTAACCCTACAGTAGGTGGCACAGCAGGAACAATAGAGGTTAACTTTTTAGATTTTAACGAGAATCTTTACGGCAAAGAGTTAAAAATAAACATCCATAAAAGACTGCGAGACGAAGTTAAATTCGCATCAGTCGATGCGCTTAAAATTCAGCTCGAAGAAGACAGAACCGCTACTTTAAATTACTTTAAAGAAACAAGAAATGAACAATCGTCTCTTTAA
- a CDS encoding HTTM domain-containing protein, with amino-acid sequence MNNRLFKEIDNAPLILFRIFFGFLLACETYGAIATGWVKSNFIDPEFTFSHIGMDWLQPLPGNGMYFYFLVMGTLGILVMLGYKYRFTLGLYTIMWAGVYFMQKTSYNNHYYLLLLVCLIMVFLPANRYASIDAKQNPTLKKLTMPAWCSVVMIAQVAIVYFYATVAKFYPDWLDGTFTKNLLAMHSGNGWFHEIASQKWFYMFIAYAGIAFDLLIVPFLLYKRTRTIALIASIVFHLFNSITLQIGIFPFFALSFVVFFYPPERIRQVFFKKKPVVTHYETTTEKRSILLYFFIPYFIIQLFLPIRHHFIKGDVLWTEEGHRLSWRMMLRSRNGYTYFKVINKANNEPLPYRPLDYMTRKQLGSMRTKPDMLWQTAQRIKKHFKADGFDVAVYVTSKAGINGAPMKTLIDEKADLAAADWDYFFHNDWIVLYDADGNRLE; translated from the coding sequence ATGAACAATCGTCTCTTTAAAGAAATAGACAATGCACCTCTTATCCTTTTTAGGATATTTTTCGGGTTTTTACTCGCCTGCGAAACATATGGCGCTATAGCAACAGGTTGGGTAAAGTCAAACTTTATTGATCCTGAATTCACTTTTTCGCATATTGGTATGGACTGGCTACAACCCCTACCAGGCAATGGTATGTATTTCTATTTTTTAGTAATGGGAACATTAGGCATTTTAGTAATGCTTGGGTATAAATACCGCTTTACATTAGGGCTTTATACAATTATGTGGGCAGGTGTATATTTTATGCAAAAAACATCTTATAACAATCACTATTACCTGTTATTATTAGTATGCCTTATCATGGTTTTTCTTCCAGCAAATAGATATGCCTCAATAGATGCAAAACAAAACCCTACGCTCAAAAAGCTAACCATGCCTGCTTGGTGCTCAGTAGTAATGATAGCGCAAGTAGCAATAGTATATTTTTATGCCACAGTAGCAAAATTTTATCCTGATTGGCTAGATGGTACTTTTACTAAAAATCTACTTGCTATGCATAGTGGTAATGGATGGTTTCATGAAATTGCCTCACAAAAATGGTTTTATATGTTTATTGCCTATGCGGGTATAGCATTCGACTTACTTATAGTACCCTTTTTATTATATAAAAGAACAAGAACTATAGCACTAATAGCGTCAATTGTATTTCATCTATTCAACTCAATAACATTACAAATAGGTATCTTTCCATTTTTCGCATTAAGTTTTGTAGTTTTCTTTTACCCACCAGAGCGTATTAGGCAAGTGTTTTTCAAGAAAAAACCTGTTGTTACTCATTACGAAACAACAACCGAGAAGCGAAGCATACTTCTCTATTTCTTTATCCCTTATTTTATTATACAGCTATTTCTCCCTATAAGACATCATTTTATAAAAGGAGATGTATTATGGACAGAAGAAGGGCACCGCCTGAGCTGGAGAATGATGCTGCGCAGCAGAAATGGATACACCTATTTTAAGGTGATTAACAAAGCGAATAACGAGCCACTACCCTACCGACCTTTAGATTACATGACCCGTAAGCAGCTTGGGTCTATGCGCACCAAACCTGATATGCTATGGCAAACAGCACAGCGTATAAAGAAACACTTTAAAGCAGACGGATTTGATGTTGCTGTATATGTAACTAGTAAAGCCGGTATAAACGGAGCGCCTATGAAAACATTGATAGACGAGAAAGCTGACCTTGCCGCTGCCGATTGGGATTACTTTTTCCATAATGACTGGATTGTACTTTATGATGCCGACGGTAATCGTTTAGAGTAA